In the genome of Corynebacterium glucuronolyticum DSM 44120, the window CTCCATTCGCGGCTCTTTTAGATCCGCAGGGCGGGGGCGGTGATCGCCACCATCCTACCTTCATTCCCCCGCTCACTGGTGGAAGGCCGACGAAAAAACGGTTAGTGAATCCTAATACCCCTTTTGCGGCCTCGGAGTGCCCCGGCGCCGGTTGCCCTTCCTCGGCAGCAACAACCGTGGCTGACAGCGGTCACATTCTAGGCGGTATAGGTGAAATTCGCGTCCTCACACATCGATAGGAAATACTCGTGGACATCCGTGATACCGCTGACTTCCGGATGGAAGGACGTAGCTAAAACGCGCCCCTGACGCACACCGACAATGCGTCCCTCTGGCTCGCGACACAGCACTTCGACCTTGTCAGAAACATCCTCGACAATGGGGGCACGGATGAAAGTCGCGTGAACCGGTTCGTCGATTCCGGTGAACGTAAGGTCGGCCTCGAAGGAATCCCGCTGTCGGCCAAAAGCGTTGCGACGGACCGTAATGTCGAGGGCACTGAGCCAGATTGCATCCGGGCGGGTATCCAAAACATTGGAAGCCAACAAAATCATGCCTGCACATGTTCCGTAGGCGGGCAGCCCCGCATCCAACGCCTCTTTGAGGAGAGTATCCATGCCAGACAGGGTAAGCAGACGAGACATCGTTGTCGATTCACCACCAGGGAGGATGAGACCGTTGATCCCCTCGAGATGCTCCGCCCGCCGAACGAGCACAATCTCGAGGTTGCCCCACGACGAATCAGAGTTATCCCGATACTTCTCCGCCACCTGCCGGAGCGTACGCTCGTGTTCTGCTACTCCGCCTTGTACAGCGAGGATGCCAATTTTCATAGGGTTATCCCTTCAAGTTCGTCATGGGAACCGGCGAAGTTCCATCTTTAAGCGTGCGGGTGAGTCCCTCTTGCGTGGCTACAGCTACGAGGTTTCCCGCTGAATCGAAAATTTTACCCTGCGTCAACGCTCGCCCATTTGCTGCACTCGGCGATACCTGGTCATAAAGAAGCCATTCGTCGGCACGGAAGGGACGCAAGAACCACATAGCGTGATCCAAAGAGGCTTCCTGGACATCAATGTGCGGATGCGGGACAAGAGCAGACTGGAGCAGCGTCATATCCGACATGTAGGTCAGAGTACAGATATGGAAGGTTTCATCGTCGGGAAGCTTGTCCTTCGCACGGAACCACACCACCTGCTGAGATGGCGTATAGGGGTTGTGCTGGTAACGATCCGGCGGTACGACACGAATGTCCCAATCACTCCATTCTTCGAGCAGTGCGCGATATGTGGCGTTCATGGATTCGAGTGGCCCCTCCGGGAGCTCGTCCGCAGAGGGCACATCACGCATTCGGTCCGCGTGCTCAATGCCTGTGTCTCCCCGTCGGTGGAAGCTGGCCTGCATGATGAAGATCGGTTTGCCCTCCTGGACAGCCTTAACCTGGCGGGACACGAAACTGCGGCCGTCGCGAATTCGCTCCACAAGGAATACTGTTTGCAGCTCTGCCCTACCGGGCCTGATGAAATAACCGTGAAGCGAGTGGACGGTGTGATCGGAGTCCACTGTTTGTGTCGCCGCGACAAGGGTCTGTGCAGCGATTTGTCCACCAAATGTGCGGATGAAGTGCGATTCGACGATCGGACCGACGAAGATATCGGTATCAATGCGCTCCAGGCTCAGTGTTTTCTCAATCTTGGACTTCATGGTCACCTCCGTGTGCGTGTACGAGTAGGGAGCGGACAAACGCGCTGACCGCAGTGAGTGTTTTCTCTGACGGTTCAACTGCAGGAACGTGAAGAAACGCAAACGTATTCAAAAACGCGTAGCCGAGAGCCGTCGTTGTGTTACAAATGTACAGCCCCGCGTCGCTTGAAATGGCCAATCCGGCTTTACGCGCAAGATTTACTACATTTTCAGGTGCTCGTACCGCATACTCGAGTCCGTTTTCGCCGATCACTGCGGCCGGTGGACGAGGGCCGTCGTAGAGAACCCGTACCCCGGATCGGCGCCGAGCTCCGTCATTGGTTTCACGCTGTGGGAGAGATGTTTCACTCCCCGTCGTGTTTGCCTGCACACGAGCAACTAGAGATTCGTGGGTCCGCGAAAGGAGGATGGAGGCCAGCGGGCGGTTAAAGTACTTTCCGGTATTGTCTGTGCCATGCTGCCACAGGCGCCCCGCTATCTCCAGGCGGGCACGATCTGCAACAGCAGCCTCGCCAATGCTGATGATGGTCTCGCGCCTGTGATGCGCAAGAAAGGGGCCAATCGCATCAAACTCCACGGGTACCTGTTTCGCTTGGATGTCAAACCCCTCCTCCGCGAAGGTTCCCGCAACGCGTTCCGCCACGCGCCACGAGGCGTTTTCTGTCCGTCCACCAAATGGTTCGAAACCGGTAATTATGGCCACTTTTCATCCTTCTAATCCGCAGATCTGACTGCGATGCGGCAGCGAGCTTGTGAGCGGTGCCGAATTAATTTACGCGGTGCTCATTCAAGCGATTCTCTAACCGCGCCGCTCCATACTATGGATTCACGCGTCCCGCACCATCCATTTCACTAATGGAACAGGGGCACCCCATCTGATGGTAGCCCTCTCCGCTGCGGTTACCCCCTATTGTGCCTCAGCACTACGTGTACCCATGTAAATCCCAGCCTGGATTCCTACGCCCATTGCTCTCACCAATTGAGTCTGCCCGCACTGCTACCTGAGCCACCGCCACAGCGGTCTGCATCGTAGCTGGCACCACCAGAGCGCCTGGCGCCACTAGCGTAAACGTGGCTATGACCTGTTGTTTCCTCTTTGTGTTTCTCGTCCCCGACGCGAAACGAGCTGTGCAGGCTCCTTGGTCTGCCCACAGCATGGGAACAACTACGTACTTTAGAATGTGATCAGCCCGAAACGAGGCACCCTGCCCAGCAAAATGCCCACCCGGATTTGCCCCCATAAGGGGCAAAATCAAACCGGATGGGCTTGGTTGTTAGATGGCGCTCACTACCAGCCGCGGTCAGCCAGGCGGTGATCCTTAGGCAGGTCATCGACGTTGATGCCCACCATGGCCTCACCCAGCGAGCGGGACACCTGAGCGATGGTGTCCGGATCATCGTAGTTCTGCGTGGCCTGGACGATAGCCTTTGCGCGCTTCTCCGGATCGCCCGACTTGAAAATGCCGGAACCGACGAATACGCCCTCGGCGCCCAGCTGCATCATCATCGCAGCATCGGCAGGCGTTGCGATACCGCCAGCCGTAAAGAGCACGACGGGGAGCTTGCCGTTTTCAGCTACCTCGCGGACAAGAGCATACGGTGCACCGAGCTCCTTAGCCGCAACATAAAGCTCATCTTCAGCCATAGAGGACAGGCGGTTGATCTCCGCGCGGATGGTGCGCATGTGGGTGACAGCGTTGGACACATCGCCCGTGCCTGCTTCACCCTTAGAACGGATCATCGCAGCACCCTCGTTGATGCGACGCAGTGCCTCACCAAGGTTGGTTGCACCGCATACGAACGGCACGGTGAACTGGAACTTATCGATGTGGTTCTTGTAATCCGCAGGGGTCAACACCTCAGACTCATCAATGAAGTCAACGCCCAGGGACTGGAGAACCTGTGCCTCAACGAAGTGGCCAATACGAGCCTTCGCCATCACCGGAATAGAGACCGCGTCAATAATCCCATCGATCATGTCCGGGTCACTCATGCGGGACACGCCACCCTCGGCGCGAATATCGGCAGGAACACGCTCGAGAGCCATCACGGCAGTAGCGCCGGCATCCTCAGCAATCTTGGCCTGCTCCGGGTTGACAACGTCCATAATGACGCCGCCCTTGAGCATTTCAGCCAAGCCGCGCTTCACGCGAGCGGTACCGTGTTCGGTTTGAGCCTGATTATCAGACACTAGATCTCCTTCTTTCGTAGTCATCTTGAGACCGGAATCCCCCACCAATCATAGCGGCTGCATGAATCCCAGGTTAACTTTTAGAAAACCAATTCCGACGAGAAAATTGAACTGAAGATGGATGCAGGCTTTTCACCAGTTGAAGTGCCCGAAAGCACACGGTTTCCGGCGGACAAGACCGGGGCTTGTCGACGCTCCGTCTCACCTTCACGTAGCTAGGCACGGTAGCCGGCACAGTCGACTGGGGAAAGGAGGAGCTCAACGGTGAGGCGCGCTGCCACGGTTAGAAATAGGCGGGGTTGGGTGCATTTCCAGCAAGGTGAAGGAGTTTAACCAGCGGGCGGTGCCTCACATGGCGCGTATCTGTCACTGCCTGGTTATAGAACCGCGTGGCGAGATGAACGCGAACGTTCGCATCCGACAGAGCCACTAGTGCTCTCGCCCCCTCGTCCGCCTCTGCGGTCACAGCAGACTCTGCATTGAGCACTGTGTCTGTGCGTACTTTTCTCACCGCAGCCACGTCGTTTTCGACTGTCTCTTCCCCTATCGAGGTGCCCTCCCCCGATGGGGTGGTCTCTTTAGGCGGGGTGGTCTCCTTTGGCGGGGCGGTCTCCTTAGTCGGGGGCTCCTCCCCTGTCGTTGTTTCCTCCTTAACCATGGATGCCTCGTTGCTATCAGTTACGAGGAACCCGTCACCTGAAACCGAAGCGGGGAGTCGCCGCAGGAGCTCATTTTCAGCGGCTCTACGATCAGAAAAATTCTCGTACGTGAGCGGAATATCCTCGAGTGCCGTCGCTTGCGCGGTCAGTGACGGATACAGCGCCCCGATGACAGCTGCCCGCCGGTTGAGTGCACCCTCCAGCGAGTCGCGGGCTCTATCCATGCGAATATGCAAGCGATTGAGGCGCTGGGCGGTGAAGTAGCACCACAAGAAAACGGCGGTGAGGATGACTCCGAGAAGAAGAACACCTGCGTGACTCATGCTCGGTTCCCCTTCCCGGGCTGCAGCTGTCGCAGGAAGCTCGGACGATAACGTCGCAGTGGCTTGCATGTCACGGGGTGACCATCCGCCACCGTCTCGTACACCTGCAGCACCTTCTTGGCCACAACAGACCAGTCGTACTGCACAGCCTGTTTCTCCCCTCGTCCACGAAGGTCAGCTACCAGATCTGGATCGTGCAACAGCCTCTGAAGGACTCGGGCCAATGCGCCACTATTCCCATTGGCAAAGGTGAGCCCGGCATCTCCGAGTACTGCACGGAAAGCGGGAATGTCCGAGGCAACGACGGCGCACCCAGCGGCCATCGCTTCAACCAAGATGATACCAAAACTCTCGCCACCAGTATTCGGTGCGATGAAGATGCTCGCTTCACCCAAAAGTCGCGCCTTCTCCTCATCGGTAACCCGGCCGTGATAGGTAATCCGAGGAGTGGACTGTCGGGGTTTTCCGCCCCCGATTACGTCAAGGTGATACTCGCATCCGTCCTGATTATTGATCTGTTCCAGGGCACCGAGGAGAATGTCGAGGCCTTTCCGAGGCTCATCGAGCCTCCCTACGAACGCAAGACGGCGAGGCTGCGTACGGTGCGTCTGTTCTGCAAAAGTTTGGACATGGATTCCGTTGGGGATGGCTACAGGGTCACCTCCGAGCTGCTGAACCTGCCATTGCCGGGCCATGTCCGAAACGGCAATTCCGCCCCCGATCTTTTCCAGCATCGGAGTGAGGAAAGTCGCCTGCGCGACTTTGAGCAGGAAAGATTTTTCTGCAGATGCGTGGTAGGTGGCGACGATTGGTCCGTGGGCAAGCCGTAGTGCTTCCATCGAGAAGCTGGGTGAATTGGGCTCGTGAATATGGAGCACATCGAACCCCCCATCTTCGATGAAACGCCTCGTTATTCTCGTGACATGGGGTCCAATGGCGATGCGGGCTACTGATCCGTTGTAGGGAACCCCGATTGCTGCTCCACCACGGGTCACAAACGAGGGAACGTGTGGTGTGGAGGGAGAACACGGTCCGAGTACACGAACATCGTGCCCGGAGGCGATGAGGGTGTTCGCCAGCTCGAGCACGTGGTTTTGGACGCCACCTGGTTCGTCAAAAGAATAGGGGCAGACAATTCCGACACGCATGATTGAACTAACTCTAGTCACAAAACCTGAGGTTTCGGCGCGCCACCATCCGTAATACCACCACCTATCACCTGACCTGCGGGACTTCGGCTGGCTTCAGTGTGCTGCAGCCAGCTTCGGTAGGCTTCGTTGGAATCGATAAGCTTCAGTGGGCTGCAGCGAGCTTCGGCAAGGTTCGTCGGGCTTCCCCTATCCGTCCCGTGCCTATCCGGCTATGTCCTGTCCGCAAGCCACACGGGTTGTAGCATATGCCAATCGGTGGGGTGAGCGGATAGCGTTTCTTCAAATTCATCGGCAATGCGCTGCGTGGTCTCTTCAACTGTCGTCACAGGAATCGCCGGCCGCAACGAGAGGCCCCAGCCGGAGCCTGTGAAGTAGACATCTGCAACATGCAGCGGTGCCCCTGTGCGCTGAGCGAGCACAGCAGGCCCTGCCGGGAAGGTCGCTGCCTCCCCAAAAAATGAAACGGCTACACCGCGGCCTTTGAGATCTCGTTCCCCCATCATGGCCACGACAGAGCCTCTCGATACATCCTTTTCAAGATTCGTGAGCGGGTGAGAATCGTGCGGATACACCGTGAAGCCCAACTCCTCTCTGTAGGAGACAAAGGCCTGGTAGAGCTCTTCGGGCTGAAGATGCTCGGCAACGGTGGAGAAGCCACCTACTTCGAGCACGAGGGCTACACCGGCCAAATCCCAATTTCCACTGTGGGTAAGCGTGATGATGGCACCGCGATCACGGTCGAGGTTGTTTATCCCCTCGATGGTGAGGGTATCTGGAACGATCTTGTGGAGAGCGAAGGCTTCGTACCAGTAACGGGCATACGACTCCAGTCCGCGTCGTACTTCTTCTCTAGAGGCGGGACGGCCTAGCACGCGAGTCAGGTTCTTCTCCAACTGTGCATTACCGCCCACGCGGCGCGCAGCGAACCGAAAGAGTGCCCGGCCCCACGATTCTGGCAGCAGGCAGACAACGGACCAACCGAGAACGTAACCAGCCGCCGTCCACTCGTGTTTTTTCACTAACCGCCAAAACAACGGAATTAGACTGGTTTTTCTTCCATTGGAGTTCACCCTACCAACCTATCAGCTTGTGTTTCCGCCCGATTCTGTTCTGGTAATTAGAGATCGCTTTTCCCTTGAGAGCCTTGCAATCAGCGCGTGCACTGAAGCTGGAACGAGGCCCCATACGCACAACTGCCCCAACGGCGCCCACAGGGTTCCTATCCCCGACGGCGCCCACAGGGTTCCTATCCCCGACGGTGCCCACAGGGTTCCTATCCCGACGGCAACAGTGATGTGGATCGGAGTCAGGCGTACAAGCTACAAGGCGCGTGACTAAGCAGACGCCACCGATCACGTAATCGTCGACAAGCCTGAACCCTCAGAAAACGAAAACCCTCCCACTCAGCAGAGTGGGAGGGCTCAACCTGAGGTCTCCAGCGGTTCGAGATTATTGATCCTCGGCACCGGCCGGAGGGGCACTCATCTTGCCGGCCAGCGGATCGCGGGACGCCATGATGAGTCGCTGAATGACAGTCCACACAGAGCCAACAGCCAAGACCCACATTGCGACCTCGAAGCCCCAAGGGACACCGAAACCAGCTAGCGCGATGCCGAGGTAGCCGATAATTAGCCGCTCCGGGCGCTCAATGAGTCCACCGACCATCCGGAAACCGCTTGCCTCACCACGCGCCTTGACGTAGCTCGTCACCTGGGAACCAATCAGGGCCACAAAGGTGGCGGCAACAGTCGCCCGATCCGTCCCGGCGACGAACACCTCCCACCAGATGATGGCGGAAAAGAGTGCGCCGTCGGTGATCCGATCGCATGAAGCATCAAGCGTTGAACCGAACCGCGTACCGCCACCGCTGCGCCTGGCCATGGTGCCATCGATCATGTCGAAGGCAGAAAACAAACCAGACACGACCGCTGCTGCCACAAGGTGCCCAGTAGGAATGAGGACAACAGCCGCCAACGTGGTCAATACCGCCCCAACGACGGTCACCGTGTTGGGGGTCAGTCCCGCCCTGAGAGCAAGGTCAGCAACGGGCTCAACTATGACGCGCGCAGGCTTTCGTCCATGAACGCTGAGCACAGCTACTCCTCCCCCAACACCACGTCACCGGGAGCCCACTCCGCGTCGTGCCACGCGCGCGCGAGCAGATCACGGGTCTGCTGGAGAGTTTGCGGAAGAACCTTGGTTGCGTCGATGATCGTCATGAAGTTCGAGTCACCCGACCACCGTGGCACGATGTGCAGGTGGAGATGCTCACCGACGGAACCGCCAGATGCGCGACCAAGGTTGAAACCAACGTTCATCGCATCGGGTGAGCTGACCTCTTTGATCACGCGGACAGCGACGCGCGCCCAATCCATAATCTCCCGGTACTCATCCTCAGTTAGCTCCTCCAATTCCGCCACCTTGCGGAAAGGGACGATGAGGAGGTGACCGGCGTTGTACGGAAACTTGTTCATCACCGCGTAGCAGGTTGTGCCACGAGCGACGATGAGGCCTTCGCGGTCCTCCATCTCCGGGATAACCACGAAAGGATCACTCACCTTCTTGCGATCATCATTGACGATGTAGCTCTGCCGGTAGGGCGCCCACAGGCGCTCCAACCGGTCAGAACGACTCGCTTCTTCACCACTAGTCAAGGTTGATGGTGTCCTTACTGGGCTGCTCGTTCTTGCGGGAACGGACCCACGACGTGATGATTTCTACAGCCTTGTCCGCAGGAACACCGTTTACCTGGGAACCATCAAGGAAGCGGAAGCTGACAGCCCCGGCCTCCTGGTCGCGAGCACCAGCCAGCAACATGAACGGGACCTTGCCCGTCGTGTGGTTGCGGATCTTCTTCTGCATCCGGTCATCCGAGGTGTCCACCTCGGCGCGGATTCCCTGCGCCTTCAGCTTGCCGATGACACCTTCCAGGTAATCGACAAACTCGTCGGCAACCGGGATACCGGTGACCTGGTGCGGGGCGAGCCAAGCCGGGAACGCACCGGCGTAGTGCTCGAGAAGCACACCGAAGAAACGCTCAATGGAGCCAAACAGTGCGCGGTGGATCATGATCGGGCGCTTCTTGGAGCCGTCAGAGGCGGTGTACTCCAACTCGAAACGCTCGGGCAGGTTGAAGTCCAACTGCACCGTGGACATCTGCCACGTACGACCGATGGCGTCACGAGCCTGAACGGAGATCTTCGGTCCATAGAAAGCTGCGCCGGCGGGATCCGGAACAAGCTCAAGCCCGGAGGCCTTGGCTACGCGCTCGAGGATCGCCGTGGACTT includes:
- the pdxT gene encoding pyridoxal 5'-phosphate synthase glutaminase subunit PdxT is translated as MKIGILAVQGGVAEHERTLRQVAEKYRDNSDSSWGNLEIVLVRRAEHLEGINGLILPGGESTTMSRLLTLSGMDTLLKEALDAGLPAYGTCAGMILLASNVLDTRPDAIWLSALDITVRRNAFGRQRDSFEADLTFTGIDEPVHATFIRAPIVEDVSDKVEVLCREPEGRIVGVRQGRVLATSFHPEVSGITDVHEYFLSMCEDANFTYTA
- a CDS encoding acyl-CoA thioesterase, with product MKSKIEKTLSLERIDTDIFVGPIVESHFIRTFGGQIAAQTLVAATQTVDSDHTVHSLHGYFIRPGRAELQTVFLVERIRDGRSFVSRQVKAVQEGKPIFIMQASFHRRGDTGIEHADRMRDVPSADELPEGPLESMNATYRALLEEWSDWDIRVVPPDRYQHNPYTPSQQVVWFRAKDKLPDDETFHICTLTYMSDMTLLQSALVPHPHIDVQEASLDHAMWFLRPFRADEWLLYDQVSPSAANGRALTQGKIFDSAGNLVAVATQEGLTRTLKDGTSPVPMTNLKG
- the pdxS gene encoding pyridoxal 5'-phosphate synthase lyase subunit PdxS — encoded protein: MTTKEGDLVSDNQAQTEHGTARVKRGLAEMLKGGVIMDVVNPEQAKIAEDAGATAVMALERVPADIRAEGGVSRMSDPDMIDGIIDAVSIPVMAKARIGHFVEAQVLQSLGVDFIDESEVLTPADYKNHIDKFQFTVPFVCGATNLGEALRRINEGAAMIRSKGEAGTGDVSNAVTHMRTIRAEINRLSSMAEDELYVAAKELGAPYALVREVAENGKLPVVLFTAGGIATPADAAMMMQLGAEGVFVGSGIFKSGDPEKRAKAIVQATQNYDDPDTIAQVSRSLGEAMVGINVDDLPKDHRLADRGW
- a CDS encoding glycosyltransferase family 4 protein; the protein is MRVGIVCPYSFDEPGGVQNHVLELANTLIASGHDVRVLGPCSPSTPHVPSFVTRGGAAIGVPYNGSVARIAIGPHVTRITRRFIEDGGFDVLHIHEPNSPSFSMEALRLAHGPIVATYHASAEKSFLLKVAQATFLTPMLEKIGGGIAVSDMARQWQVQQLGGDPVAIPNGIHVQTFAEQTHRTQPRRLAFVGRLDEPRKGLDILLGALEQINNQDGCEYHLDVIGGGKPRQSTPRITYHGRVTDEEKARLLGEASIFIAPNTGGESFGIILVEAMAAGCAVVASDIPAFRAVLGDAGLTFANGNSGALARVLQRLLHDPDLVADLRGRGEKQAVQYDWSVVAKKVLQVYETVADGHPVTCKPLRRYRPSFLRQLQPGKGNRA
- a CDS encoding phosphatidylinositol mannoside acyltransferase — translated: MKKHEWTAAGYVLGWSVVCLLPESWGRALFRFAARRVGGNAQLEKNLTRVLGRPASREEVRRGLESYARYWYEAFALHKIVPDTLTIEGINNLDRDRGAIITLTHSGNWDLAGVALVLEVGGFSTVAEHLQPEELYQAFVSYREELGFTVYPHDSHPLTNLEKDVSRGSVVAMMGERDLKGRGVAVSFFGEAATFPAGPAVLAQRTGAPLHVADVYFTGSGWGLSLRPAIPVTTVEETTQRIADEFEETLSAHPTDWHMLQPVWLADRT
- the pgsA gene encoding phosphatidylinositol phosphate synthase; the protein is MLSVHGRKPARVIVEPVADLALRAGLTPNTVTVVGAVLTTLAAVVLIPTGHLVAAAVVSGLFSAFDMIDGTMARRSGGGTRFGSTLDASCDRITDGALFSAIIWWEVFVAGTDRATVAATFVALIGSQVTSYVKARGEASGFRMVGGLIERPERLIIGYLGIALAGFGVPWGFEVAMWVLAVGSVWTVIQRLIMASRDPLAGKMSAPPAGAEDQ
- a CDS encoding HIT family protein; the protein is MTSGEEASRSDRLERLWAPYRQSYIVNDDRKKVSDPFVVIPEMEDREGLIVARGTTCYAVMNKFPYNAGHLLIVPFRKVAELEELTEDEYREIMDWARVAVRVIKEVSSPDAMNVGFNLGRASGGSVGEHLHLHIVPRWSGDSNFMTIIDATKVLPQTLQQTRDLLARAWHDAEWAPGDVVLGEE